In Drosophila busckii strain San Diego stock center, stock number 13000-0081.31 chromosome 3R, ASM1175060v1, whole genome shotgun sequence, the sequence CGTGTTACTTGTTTGGCTGCACTTTTTCTTGCGGGTACAGCTGGAGGAGTCCCTTCTTGTATTTCTACGTGAATTTGATCTTCAGGCGGGCTTTCATTCTTTATGCTAACTATTTTTGACGGAAACTTATCCAGTTGGGGAATAACAGGTTTTTTGTGGCGTACAGTTTCTTTTGTAAATAGCCCTTGAGCCTCTAAGCAACGTTCGCGAAAGGACACACAATAGTCCAAGTCCAAATAGCAACAGGAACATATATGACTTGGCAGCTCAAGGTTATATCTTAACTACagataatataaattaatataaaatacaaaactgcGTAAAATGGTTAACTTACATGAATGCCAGTTAACGCTTCAATATTAAGGCGAATCGTTTTATTTTCtggcttaaatatatttcttggATCTTCAGTATATATGGGCTCCCCACAAGCTCTGCACTGCAACGCCATGTTGCATATTTCTATTAATTCCTTACTTTAAAGAAGcgcaattttttgcaaaaatataaatagaaacaGAGGCTAACCGATAAATAATAACTATCGATAAATGAAGTAACAAAGATAACTACAATTCGCCCCGATAATGTAAACAAGCTGCACtattgcaattacaatttgtattgtaCAATAATTTATGGAAGATCTTCATGCACTTTGCCGCGCTTGTGGCACTACAATTAATAAGAAGCTGGACACCAAACTATTTgataaactaaactattatATGGTTAGTTTAATAGACGACATCACAGATATATgggtttgtttttctttaattttacataaataactaactttcataattttaattgtagatCGAGCATGATGAGAATCTACCTGAGTATATATGCATTGGATGCAAGTGTTTATTAGATCAAGTTGTTGAATTTCGCGCAAAGTGTCTTACTAATCAAAAAAGATTAGTGGCGACTATTAATATGGCTTTGGGTAATGGTAAAGACTGCAATGCTCCCAAATCTCTACAGAATTTAGAAGCAGATACGAATCTTCAATTATCTGAGGATAACATAGAACTAAAAATGTGTGGCCAGTTGGCTCGCAGCAAGGCTGCTAAcgttaaatgtaaacaaaagcattcAACAAGCACCTGGATATGTGAGCAGTGTGGCGGGGAGTTTAAGTCCTCAACTTACCTAAAATTACATATGCTACGACACACAGATAACAAACCGTATGAATGCGACATTTGTCATCGCCGATATTACACGCATAATGAAATGTTGCGCCATAGGCTCTTACATACTTCTGAAAGGCCATATAAGTGCCGATTTTGTAACAAAAGTTTTCGGGGCACTAGCAGCAAGGCAGTGCATGAAAGGACTCACACAAACGAACGGCCATTTTCTTGTAAATACTGTGAGAAAACGTTTACATCCACATCGGTGTGCAAAATGCACGAGAGAGTGCATGATAACAATCGACAATATTAGTaagcatatgtataaaattgtttCAGACTTTTTCTTAAATCTTATTTTTCAACAGCTGCGAGCCATGCAATCAATGGTTTGTACGATCGACCCACTTGACAACACACCAGCGCACTAAACTACACAAAACTAAATCTGTTAAGGAATCCTAGCTAAATATAAGCTTGCAAGGGAATctttatgcaataatttttatccTAGGTCAGTTTTAAACCGCCAAGTATGAAGAATATATTACTATATCGATTAAAAGTAATCGCCATTCGGAAGAATACACAATGTCTATCGACCAGAACAGCTGATTGCTCTTAACTGTgttctttaataaataaaggaAAATACGCTGGTTCatttcaaagcaaaataaaatcatttgaattgaaattaatttaaatcagtTACCTTCTTATTATAAAGTCATTCACTATAAAATGTACCAGAATCTAAATACAAATCGCAACAGATCTCAACGATTTGAGAAACAGGACAAACTTCGCCTAATAGCCGCAGTAAGGGACATAAGACTGCTGTGGGACATGGCAGATAGTAGTCACAGCGATATAAATGGAATAAGAGCAGCATGGCAATCAGTAGCAACAGATTTGGATAGAGATGGTGAGATTACTAACTAATAATAATGcgcaaatcaaaaacaaaataaaaattaaaacttatataGCGGAAACTTGCAGAGTAGCATGGCGCTCGTTGCGCCAAAGTTACCGTTATCATTGCAAAGCGGCTAACAATCGCAAGAAATTTGATCTAGACTTGGAGGACTGCACGGCTGATCCTGATCCCTTGGCGACTCCAGATATTAAATGGGAATTTGCGGATGAGATGGCCTTTTTGCAGGATATGTCGAGGGAAAGGCAGTTAGTATAATGTTTCGAAAGCGCATAAGTTTAGCTTTGCTACTATTTATCTTTTAGTGTGGACTTGACACCATCAGAAGAAGAAATTTCGAATGACGACACAGTAAACGAAGATTATGAAGAATACACAGATATGGAATTTCTGGAAGACGTTGATGAAGCTAGTTCCTTGGATGCTGAAATAGCACACGTATTATAATTCAACAGTTGCACTttgtacaatttaatttaaagctaacgTTATCCAGGTATGCAGAACATGCTTGCAACCATTGGATGCTCAAGCCGCACAGAATTTATTTGAAGctgataattataaattgttggaACAAATACAAGCGTTGACCAGTTTGTCTGTGAGTAAACAgccttttaataatattaccTTAAACAATACATTTGATAATTTTACAGCTGGAGCAAGATGAAAATAtgagcaattttatttgcgaAGGGTGCTTAAGCAGTTTAGAGGCCGCTAGTGAATTTCGCCGTATATGCATAGATgctcagcaacaaatgctaagCGAAATACAAGTCGAGAATATATCGGAACACAATACGAGTACGGCTGGGAAAGATCAACTGGAAGATGTGAATATAAGGGACAGTGAAAATGAGTGCCAGATTAGCATTGAAATAAAACCAGTGTCACCATCATCAGTGCCACCCACACCGAGCAAAAGTAGACGAactaaattgcaaaagtttcaGTGCCATGAATGTGGTCTGACATTTAAAAGTACAGatttgttaaaaatgcatatgcacgaacagcaccagcaacaattacagactaggtatatttttaaaatgatgaGAATTGAAAACCACtactaattttatatttttaaatgttagaTTCGTCTGTAGACATTGCGGCcatgattttaaatatt encodes:
- the LOC108601782 gene encoding transcription factor Ouib — encoded protein: MADSSHSDINGIRAAWQSVATDLDRDAETCRVAWRSLRQSYRYHCKAANNRKKFDLDLEDCTADPDPLATPDIKWEFADEMAFLQDMSRERHVDLTPSEEEISNDDTVNEDYEEYTDMEFLEDVDEASSLDAEIAHVCRTCLQPLDAQAAQNLFEADNYKLLEQIQALTSLSLEQDENMSNFICEGCLSSLEAASEFRRICIDAQQQMLSEIQVENISEHNTSTAGKDQLEDVNIRDSENECQISIEIKPVSPSSVPPTPSKSRRTKLQKFQCHECGLTFKSTDLLKMHMHEQHQQQLQTRFVCRHCGHDFKYSAPLVEHLKRIGVSFAYKCDACGQKFHSRHFLKKHKRRAHGLTDEHICHICGKNFTTAFNLRNHLVRHTGSRPNKCQLCPAAFATTGELGNHRRTHENVRPYPCRYNCGKSFRHCSNRSTHERVHMDGSLRPFQCEYCEKTFVTQGDCRAHQAVHTTSRAFNCDICAQSFKMQKHYIQHLSTKSHKKLEASAES
- the LOC108602573 gene encoding transcription factor Ouib-like, with the protein product MEDLHALCRACGTTINKKLDTKLFDKLNYYMVSLIDDITDIWIEHDENLPEYICIGCKCLLDQVVEFRAKCLTNQKRLVATINMALGNGKDCNAPKSLQNLEADTNLQLSEDNIELKMCGQLARSKAANVKCKQKHSTSTWICEQCGGEFKSSTYLKLHMLRHTDNKPYECDICHRRYYTHNEMLRHRLLHTSERPYKCRFCNKSFRGTSSKAVHERTHTNERPFSCKYCEKTFTSTSVCKMHERVHDNNRQYYCEPCNQWFVRSTHLTTHQRTKLHKTKSVKES